A region of the Ornithinimicrobium ciconiae genome:
TCGACGACCCGATCGTCATCGCGGCCTTCGAGGGCTGGAACGACGCCGGTGAGAGCGCGACCCACGCAGTGGAGCACCTTGTCCAGGCGTGGGACGCCGAAGTCATCGCCGTGATGGACCCGGAGGACTACTACGACTTCCAGGTGAACCGACCCCGGGTCAGCATCGTCAGCGGTCAGCGCCAGATGACCTGGCCGACCACCCGCGTGCTGCTGGCCCGCGACACGCCACTGGGCCGCGACGTCATCCTCCTGCTCGGGATCGAGCCCTCGATCCGCTGGCGAAGCTATGTCAACGAGATCCTGACGCTGGCCACTGACCACGGCGCCACCCTCCTGGTAACTCTTGGTGCGCTCTTGGCCGACGTGCCGCACAGCCGTCCGATCCCGGTGTCGGTGACCTCCGAGGACTCCGACCTGCGCGAGATGCACGACGTGGAACGAAGCAACTACGAGGGACCCAGTGGCATCGTGGGGGTGCTTATGGATCAGGCTCACCAGCAGGACCTGCCCGGCTTATCAGTCTGGGCTGCGGTGCCGCACTATGCCGGCGGGCCTCCTTCTCCCAAGGCCACACTGGCCCTCGTAGGTCGCTTGGAAGAGTTGTTGGGCTGTGTCATCGACGATGGCGACCTGACCGAGGAGGCACGAGCCTGGGAGCGCGGCGTCGACGAGCTGGCTGCCTCCGATGACGAGGTCAAGGAGTATGTCGAGGCCCTCGAGGAGGCCCAGGACACAGTGGACCTTCCGGAGGCAAGCGGCGACGCCATCGCTCGGGAGTTCGAGAAGTACCTACGACGTCGCGGTGGACACGAGGCAGGCTAGCCGACTGTCACCCACTTGATGCCCGGGTACAGCTAGAACGGCGGTGCGTCGTCGTCACCGGCGGCCCAGGGCAGGGTGCCTTCGGGGGCACCGTGACCCTCGTGCTGACGCTCGGCGTCGGTTGAGTTCTCGATGTCCTCGGGCGGAGGGCCGGCGGTGGTCTCCGCATCGGCGGAGTGGTCGCTCGCGTCGTCCGTCCTGGCGGCCTTGTGCGCTGCTCTTGCGGCGGTGACCGTGGCGGGGTCGGGCTTCCAGATGCGTCGGCCGTTGGCGTCGCGGTGGGTCAGGGTGATCAGGGGCCAGCCGTGGAAGGTGTCCTCGTCCCAGTCGTCCCTGGCCAGGAGGTCAGCGCCGGGTGGACGGTAGGACAGGGCCTGGTAGATCGCCCGATCAACCCGGTCGGCCCAGTCGTCAGTGGCTTCTTGCACCACAGCGTGGCCGCCAAGGCCTGAAGCGGCACCATCTGCGACGCCCTGCGCCGTGTCGGCACACTCGGGCGCGTCGACGTACTGTTTCGCAGCCGTGAGGAGCTTGGTGTACTGGGTGTAGTCGTGGGCCTTGGTCGTATAGACCCGGCCCAGCAGCGTGGTCCAGGTGACATCCCGGTGGCTGTTCATCACCGCGTCCCACAGTTTGCGTGTCTTCAGATCGTGGTGGGGGTTGCTCACCGACTGCCCGTTCGCCTCGGCCGTGTCGCCACCGACCGTGCCGTACTCCTGAACGTGATCGACCTGGCACAGCCAGGCCGGAACCAGACACCCCGGGGCTCGGCAGAACCCGTCTGAGGCGACGATCTGCGCTCGCTGAGAGGCCGTGAACCGATATCCCTTGGCCGACTTCTCCATGCACCGACCACTGACTGGGTCGACCAGCAGCCGGTACAGCGTTGAACCTGGGGTCAACATCAGCTCCCACAGTTCGTCGCTGCCCAGGAACGCCGAGCGCTTCCCGATGATCTCGCCCACCGCCCGTGGGCGGGCGTAGTCGTGGCGGTCGGCATCGGTGACAGCGCCGGCGTGGGCACCGGGGTCTGGATCAGGGACAGCGCCGGCGTGGGCACCGGGGTCTGGATCAGGGACAGCGCCGGCGTGGGCACCGGGGTCTGGATCAGGGACAGCGCCGACATCGCGGCCAGCGTCAGGATCGCTGCGTCGGTTGCCAGGCGTATCCGGTGGAGCATTGACCCCGTCGGCATCGGAAGAGTGACCACATCGGGACAAGTCGGCGGTGCTGTTCAGGAGGGCAGCGAGTTCGGCCCCGGTCACGTCCTGGCCGAAGAGAGCCTGAAGGGGCAGGACGACCTGCAGGTCCGCGGTCGGCAGTCCATAGAGCAGCTTCGTCAACTGGTCGGACTGCTCGACGGTGATGGTGTTTGGGTCCTCGCTGATGCCAGTGAAATCCAAGGTGCCATGCAGCAACAGCGACATCGCCACCGCCGAACGCAGTTGTCGCAGAGTGCGCAGGTCGCCGCCCTGCCGGGCAGCCTTTGCAGCCCGCTCGATCCGATCGGCGACGGCGGCAGCCTGGGCAGTGCGGGTGCCGATCACAACTTCAGCGGTGCCCTCGGCATCGACATTGATCCTTACGTCAGAGGCGTACTGGGCCGCCCTGCGAGCCTCTTTGGCCGCGTCTGGGTCCTGGTTCTTGATCTTGTGGACCTCACGCTTCAGCACCCGGTGAAACTCCTTGACCCGCCACGGCCCACCCAGCCACTCCCCCTGCCTGGTCACGCGCTCGGTCACCGACTCTTCCGGGTCATCACCGAAGAGCCCGTTGGCGATGGCGGAACCGTCCTCATGATCCATCGCCGAGGTGGCGCGGAAGTAGGCACTGACCAATGGCCAGGACACCTCCCCGCGTGCCAGCCCTTGATGCACAGGTCCGCGCACCGACGCAGGAGCATTGGCCAGCCCGACCAGAGTGATCACGTCACCGCTTCCCCAGCCGATCGCGGCCTCGATCTCGTGGCGTGTCACCCGCTTGGCCTCTGCGCGCCACGACTTGCGTGCGGTCTTCGACAACTCCGTCGGCCCCGACACATCCTTTGCCGCCAGCAACACCTTGCCCATCTCGGCAGTCAGCTGCCGAGTCGCTGCCAACCGCACCCCGTCCATCCGAGTCGACAGGAGCGTGACTGCCTCCACCGCGGTCAGCATCTGCCGAGCACGTGCCTGCGCCCCCGCCGCCGCACCGACCTGCGTGACGCCCTCCTCGAGCGTGCTCAAGGACTCCTCAGCACGGGCTCCGGTCTCGACCGCGGCACACGCCAGCGATGCCTTCACCAGGTCATCGATGAGTCCGGCACCCACCCCGACCTCCACCAGCGCCGCCCGCAACCGCTCCTGGGCGTCGGCAGCAAGGGACGTCTCAGGTGGGGCCGCGGGAGACAAGGTGGGCGAGGGTGCAGCAGGACTGCTGCCTGCACGGATCGGCCGCCGTGCAGGAGGCCGGCGTCCGAGACGCTTGACGAACTCACCGATCTCGGTGTCTCGCAACACGCCAGGGTCCGTCTGGGGGCCGCGGTGGACCGGACCCGTGAACTCGACGAAATACCGCTCCTGAGGCGAGAGGCGAACCTCATGAACCCCGGCGCGCCGTAGCCTGGCGGCGGCCCGCGACACGGGCCCTACGCACTGCCCCGTCTGTGCGGCAAACCACTGCTCCAGCTGCCTCTCCAAGACGTCCATACCCCTCACCTCCCCTTCAAGACTCGCGACCCTCCCAGGGTCCGCCTTCCGGTTCCTGCCATCTACCAGCAGTTTAGAACACACGTCTGACAGTGGGTTGACCTGCGGAAACTGCAGGGCGCAGTGGCTGCGGCACCACAGCAGATCAGCCCCGTCGGT
Encoded here:
- a CDS encoding PAC2 family protein encodes the protein MIDVRQVDDLDDPIVIAAFEGWNDAGESATHAVEHLVQAWDAEVIAVMDPEDYYDFQVNRPRVSIVSGQRQMTWPTTRVLLARDTPLGRDVILLLGIEPSIRWRSYVNEILTLATDHGATLLVTLGALLADVPHSRPIPVSVTSEDSDLREMHDVERSNYEGPSGIVGVLMDQAHQQDLPGLSVWAAVPHYAGGPPSPKATLALVGRLEELLGCVIDDGDLTEEARAWERGVDELAASDDEVKEYVEALEEAQDTVDLPEASGDAIAREFEKYLRRRGGHEAG
- a CDS encoding HNH endonuclease signature motif containing protein, which translates into the protein MSPAAPPETSLAADAQERLRAALVEVGVGAGLIDDLVKASLACAAVETGARAEESLSTLEEGVTQVGAAAGAQARARQMLTAVEAVTLLSTRMDGVRLAATRQLTAEMGKVLLAAKDVSGPTELSKTARKSWRAEAKRVTRHEIEAAIGWGSGDVITLVGLANAPASVRGPVHQGLARGEVSWPLVSAYFRATSAMDHEDGSAIANGLFGDDPEESVTERVTRQGEWLGGPWRVKEFHRVLKREVHKIKNQDPDAAKEARRAAQYASDVRINVDAEGTAEVVIGTRTAQAAAVADRIERAAKAARQGGDLRTLRQLRSAVAMSLLLHGTLDFTGISEDPNTITVEQSDQLTKLLYGLPTADLQVVLPLQALFGQDVTGAELAALLNSTADLSRCGHSSDADGVNAPPDTPGNRRSDPDAGRDVGAVPDPDPGAHAGAVPDPDPGAHAGAVPDPDPGAHAGAVTDADRHDYARPRAVGEIIGKRSAFLGSDELWELMLTPGSTLYRLLVDPVSGRCMEKSAKGYRFTASQRAQIVASDGFCRAPGCLVPAWLCQVDHVQEYGTVGGDTAEANGQSVSNPHHDLKTRKLWDAVMNSHRDVTWTTLLGRVYTTKAHDYTQYTKLLTAAKQYVDAPECADTAQGVADGAASGLGGHAVVQEATDDWADRVDRAIYQALSYRPPGADLLARDDWDEDTFHGWPLITLTHRDANGRRIWKPDPATVTAARAAHKAARTDDASDHSADAETTAGPPPEDIENSTDAERQHEGHGAPEGTLPWAAGDDDAPPF